The DNA window GAGCCCGCGTCCGGCGAGACCGATCTCGCGTCAGGCGACACCGCGACCGGCGAGACGGCCGCCGACCGCATCCGCGCAGCCATCGTCCGCGGCGACTACGCGCCCAACCAGCGCCTCATCGAGGCCGACCTCAGCGCCGCCTTCGACGCGAGCCGCGCAACCGTGCGCACGGCCCTGCTCGCTCTCACCGGCGAGGGTCTCGTCGAGCGGATGCCGAACAAGGGCTCACGCGTGCGCGCCATCTCGCTGGAAGAGGCCATCGAGATCCTCGAGGTCCGTATGGGCGTCGAGGGACTGTGCGCCGCGAAGGCCGCCGAACAGGTCGGCGAGAGCGAGATCGCCGAACTCCTCGACCTGCGCGCCGACATGCTCGGCGCCGTCGCCGAGGGCGACCTCCCCGAGTACTCCCGGCTGAACCAGCTGCTCGACCAGCGCACGCGCGAGTTCGCCCGGCACGCCACCGCCGCGGAGGTGCTGGCGCGCCTGCACGCGCAGAGCGTGCGTCACCAGTTCAAGCTCTCCGGGCGTCCCCTCCGCGCGAAGGTGTCGGTGCAGGAGCACGTGGCGATCATCGACGCGATCGTCGCGAAGGATCCGGATGCCGCGGAGCAGGCCGTGCGCACCCACCTGCGGAGCGTCGTCGCGGCCCTCCGCGAACTGCCCTAGCCGCGGCATCCGTCCCGACGCGACTCAGGCCTTCCGGTAGTTCTCCCGGGCGAAGGCCGAGTACGGCGCCGGCTGCACGGTGGCGCGGATCCGCACCTGCCGGTGCGGCTCGACGGCGGGCTTCTGCGAGTTCGGGTCCTCGCCCCAGACGACCTCGACCGGCGTGCCCGGTGCGGCGTACGCGACGTCGATGCTGGCGAGCGAGACGAACGCGTGCTCGTTGGTGATGTAGCCGGCGTCGTGCGAGATGCCGACGTCGGCGCCGTCGATCAGCACGCGGTCCACCTGGTAGAGCCCGTACCGCGCCTTCGGGAAGTCGATGTACTTGGCCGGCACGCCCGGCTCGAGGAGCGTGCGCACGGCCGCGGCCACGTCGTCCTCGTCCCACACGAGCGTCACCTTCGTGCGGCGCTGCGCTGCGGCATGCCGCTCGAGGGCGGCGCGTCCGATGAAGTCGTGGTCGAAGGCGACGCTGCGCCCGTACGCGAGGTCGTAGGGCGTGACGTAGTAGTCCTCGACGTCGTCGGAGTCCAGCGACCCCGCGAGCGATCCGGCGCGCGCGGCGGGCAGCCACTCGCGGTACGCCTCCGTGCCCTCGCCGGTGAAGATGGCCGGCAGGGGCGACGGCACCCAGGCCGACTCGAGGTTCGCCGACGAGTAGGCCTTCGCCCCGACCGGCACCAGGCCGAACTCCTCGCCGGCCGCCACGATCGCCGCCCGCACGCGCGCGCCCTCCGCCCACGGCCCGAACAGCTCGAAGCCGGGCTGCCCTGCCATGCCGTGGCGCAGCGACCGCACGGTGAGCCCGTCGATCGTGAAGGTCGCCATGTGGAAGAACCTCGTCTGCGGCACAGGTCCGCCGATGAGCCGCTCCATCAGCTCGAGCGCGCGCGGTCCCTGCAGCTCGTAGCGGTAGAGGCGCGGGTCGCCCTCGCGCACCAGGGAGTTGCCGTCGCGCTCGGCCGTGGCGTCGTAGTCGCCCGTCTCCAGGTGGTACTGCACCCAATCGATGACCATCGGGTGCCCGACGAGGTCGAAGGAGTCCTCGGCCAGGTGGAACAGGATGGCGTCGCCGATGAGGTAACCCTCGTGGTTCACGGCGATGAACTGCTTCGCGTTGTCGACCGCGAAGGTCGCGAAGCTGTTCACGCCGACGTCCGAGAGGAGCCGGAGCGCGTCCGGACCCGTGAGGAAGAGGTCGGTCATGTGGTGGGACTGGTCCAGCAGCGCGACCGACTCGCGCCACGACCGCTGCTCCGACCGCCAGTTGCTGAACTCCGGGGTCACCGGGAAGACGGTGGGGCGTGCCTGCGCGTTGCGCAGCAGGCTGACGGCACCACCCGCGCGGGCGATGGCGGCGGCGAGCGACTCGGTCATGGGGACTCCTTCGTTCCGACTGTTCCGACTCTCCGATGCTATGCATGACAGCGCATGCGGCCTACGATCGCGCATAAGCATCGCTTATCGAGACGAAAGGATGCGTGAGCCCGGCCGTCATGGATCTGAACCTGCTCCGCGTCTTCGTCGCCGTCCACGAGACCCGCAGCCTCACGACCGCCGCCTCGCGGCTCTTCGTCACACAGCCGGCCGTGAGCCAGGCGCTGGCGCGCCTGCGCCGCGACCTCGACGATCCGCTGTTCACCCGCGTCGGGCGCGCGATGGAACCCACCCCGCTCGCGGTCACCCTCTTCCCCGGCTTCCGCGACGCCCTCGCCGGCATCGACCGGACGATCGACGGCGCGATCGGCTTCGATCCGGCGGTGTCGACGCGCCGGTCGCGTCTCGCCGTCTCGGAGCTCGGCGAGATCGGCTACTTCCCCGCCATCCACCGCGCCGTCCGGCGGGCGGCTCCGCATCTCCGCCTCGAGACCGTCGCCCTCGACGTCGCCGCCCTCCCCGACTGGCTGTCGGAGGGCACCGTCGACCTCGCCATCACGTCGTCACCCGTCGCCGGCGACTTCGAGCACACGGTGCTCAAGCGCCAGGGCTACGCCGTGCTCATGTCGGACGACCACCCGCTCGCGCGCGGCGGCGACCTCACCCTCGAGGACTACATCGCCGCGCAGCATGTCGTCGTCGGCGGCGACTCCGGGCGCCCCTCCCTGGAGGCGGCCCTGCGCCGCGCCGGCGCGCTCTACCGCCCCGAGGTCGTGCTCACCCACTTCGCCTCCCTCCCCTCCCTGCTCGCGGCCGCGCCCGACCTGATCGCCACCGCGCCCGACACGATCGCCGAAGGCTGGGCGCGGAGCTGGCCGCTCACCGTGCAGCCCCTGCCGCTCGCCATGCCCTCGGTCGACGTGTGCCTGTACCGGCGCGCGACCACGCAGCAGCTCACCGCGCTGGACTGGCTGTTCACCACCACCGCCGACGCGGTGCGCGGCACCCACGGCGAGTTCTTCGCGATCCACGGGGACGCCGAGGGCCCGGCCTGATCGACGCGCGGCCGGAGTCGTCGCCGCGGGACCGGCCCGATCGACGAGCGGCCGAGTCGTCCCCGCGAGACGTCGCAACACGCCGCGCCCTCGCGTCGTCGGACGGCGTGTTGCGACGTCTCGCGAAGGGGTCGCGGCACGAAGGGGTCGGGGCGCGAAGGGGTCGCGACGCAACGGACGCCGCGGGCCCGGCCTGGTCGACCGGCGAGCGGAGGCCGCGGCATCCGCTCGTCTTTCCGTTCAACGGAATCGAGCCCGCGACGCAGGACGCGGCGCTCGTACGCTGGCCCCACCCACAGGAAGGTCGATGATGACGAACGAATCCCTGGCCGAGGCCATCACCCGCGCGGGCGGAGCCGTCGAACTGCTGCGCAACCAGAACTGGCCGGCGTTCACGTTCCCGGTCGCGCCGGAATTCACGAACTGGCGCGACGAGCAGCGGGCCTGGAACACCAGCGTCGCGCTGATGGACCAGTCGCACCACATGACGCAGCTGTTCCTCTGGGGCGATGACCTCATCCCGATGCTGGAGGGCATCTCGCCCAACACCTTCGGCACGTTCCGACCCGGGGTGGCGAAGCAGCTCATCTCGGTGAACAAGGACGGCTATCTCATCGGCGACGGCATCCTCTTCAACATCGCCGAGGGTGAGGAGGGGCTCGTGCTCGTCGGGCACCACATGCTCATCGACTGGGTGCGCTTCAACGCCGAGAGGGCGGAGGCCGCCGGCAGGGACGTGCACCACCGACTCGACCCGAACTCGCACATGCGCCAGGGGCCGCCGACCTTCTACCGCTACGAGCTGCAGGGCCCCGAGGCCGACCGGGTGATGGAGAAGCTCTTCGGCGGACCCGCGCCCGACATCAAGTTCTTCCACATCGGCGACGTGACGATCGCCGGTCGTCCGGTGAAGGCGCTCCGTCACGGCATGGCGGGTCAGCCCGGCTTCGAGTTCTTCGGGCCGTGGGAGGACAACGAGACGGTGCGGGACGCCATCATGGACGCCGGCGAGGAGTTCGGCATCCGGCGGGTCGGCGCGAAGGCGTACTCCTCGACGCCCCTGGAGTCCGGATGGGTGCCCACGCCTTTCCCCGCGATCTTCGACGAGGACTTCGCCGAGTACCGGGAGTGGCTGCCCGCGGCGCGGATCGGCAACCTCGGCGGCTCCCTGCAGTCCGACGACATCCACGACTACTACATGACGCCGTTCGACCTCGGCCTCGGACGCTCGGTGCGCTTCGACCACGACTTCCACGGCCGGGCTGCCCTCGAGCGCATCGCCGCCGACCCGGAGCGCCGCAAGGTCACGCTGCTGTGGAACGCCGACGACGTCGCGGCGATCGTCCGCTCGCAGGTCGAGCCCGGCATCCCCGCGAAGTTCCTGGAGTTCCCCAAAGCCCGCTACGGCCTCTACCAGATGGACGAGGTGCGCCACGAGGGCACACCGGTCGGGATCTCGACCGACGCGGGCTACATCGCGTTCGACCAGCTGTACATGTCGCTGGCCACGCTCGACGTCGACATCGCCGACGGCACCGAGGTCGTGGTCGTGTGGGGCGAGGACCCGATCTCGCGCAAGCACTCGGTCGACGCCGCCCACCGGCAGGTCGAGATCCGCGCCACGGTCGCCCCCGCGCCGTACCACGACTACGCGCGGACGGTCTATCGCGCGAACGGCTGACGCGCGATCGGTCGTCCGAGTCGCGATCGCCGACGACAGAGGAGGGGGCGGATGCCGCGGCATCCGCCCCCTCCTCTTCTGCGCGTCAGACGGCGGCTGCGGCGGTGCGCCATCCGCCGTGGTACTCGGTGCGGGCCGTGACGGCGTAGGGCACGGGGCTCACGACGGCGCGGACGGCGAGCTGCTCGTGCGGCTCGACGGTGGTCTTGCGGGATCCGCCGTCGGGCTCGCCCCAGACCACGCGCACCTCGGCGCCGATGGGCACGTCGGGGTTCACGGTGGCCAGCGACAGGCCGCGTTTCTCGTTCGCCGTCACGCCGGTGAACAGCGACAGGCCGACGGTGTCGCCGTTCGCGTCGATGACCGCGTCGTAGTTCGACGAGCCGTAGTTCGCGTTGGGCAGGTCGAAGACCTGGTAGCCGGTGCCGTCGCGGTCGATCGGGGTGGTCAGGAGCTTGGCGAGGTCCTCGTCGTTCCACGCGAGGGTGACCTTCTTGCGCTGGGCGTCGGGATCGACCTTCTCCAGCGCCTCGCGGCCGATGAAGTCGTGGTCGAACTTGACGAACGAGCCGTAGCCGAGCTCCCAGGGGTTCAGGTAGTAGTCCTCGATGTCGTCCGAGACGAACGAGCCGGCGAGCGCGTTGATCGCTTCGTAGCTGTTCGCGGGCAGCCACTCGCGGTACGCGCGCTCGGCCTCGCTCGAGTAGATCGCCGGCAGCGGCGACGGGATCCAACCCGACTCGAGGGTGTTGGAGGAGTAGGCGCGGGAGCCGCAGGGCTCGATGCCGAACTCGCGTCCGGCCTCGAGGATGGCGTCGCGGATCTTGCCGTGCTGCTCGTACGGTCCCCACAGCTCGAGTCCGGGAGCG is part of the Microbacterium lemovicicum genome and encodes:
- the ligM gene encoding vanillate/3-O-methylgallate O-demethylase, producing the protein MADNLQQVLDEAGDTVQHLRNSPLGTYIYPVVPAEFSNWRREQKSWRETAVLFDQSHHMVNFFMSGPDALKLLSDTGINSFANFPLNTAKQFVPTASNGGVIGDGILFHEGEDEYVYVGRAPGANWLQFHAETGGYNVDTRYDDRSPSRPYGAAVSREYYRFQIQGPNAWAIIEKLNGGTLDKVRFFHMGEMTIAGEKVRTLRHGMAGAPGLELWGPYEQHGKIRDAILEAGREFGIEPCGSRAYSSNTLESGWIPSPLPAIYSSEAERAYREWLPANSYEAINALAGSFVSDDIEDYYLNPWELGYGSFVKFDHDFIGREALEKVDPDAQRKKVTLAWNDEDLAKLLTTPIDRDGTGYQVFDLPNANYGSSNYDAVIDANGDTVGLSLFTGVTANEKRGLSLATVNPDVPIGAEVRVVWGEPDGGSRKTTVEPHEQLAVRAVVSPVPYAVTARTEYHGGWRTAAAAV
- a CDS encoding GntR family transcriptional regulator yields the protein MAAIADAVLKTAPEPASGETDLASGDTATGETAADRIRAAIVRGDYAPNQRLIEADLSAAFDASRATVRTALLALTGEGLVERMPNKGSRVRAISLEEAIEILEVRMGVEGLCAAKAAEQVGESEIAELLDLRADMLGAVAEGDLPEYSRLNQLLDQRTREFARHATAAEVLARLHAQSVRHQFKLSGRPLRAKVSVQEHVAIIDAIVAKDPDAAEQAVRTHLRSVVAALRELP
- a CDS encoding aminomethyltransferase family protein; this translates as MTESLAAAIARAGGAVSLLRNAQARPTVFPVTPEFSNWRSEQRSWRESVALLDQSHHMTDLFLTGPDALRLLSDVGVNSFATFAVDNAKQFIAVNHEGYLIGDAILFHLAEDSFDLVGHPMVIDWVQYHLETGDYDATAERDGNSLVREGDPRLYRYELQGPRALELMERLIGGPVPQTRFFHMATFTIDGLTVRSLRHGMAGQPGFELFGPWAEGARVRAAIVAAGEEFGLVPVGAKAYSSANLESAWVPSPLPAIFTGEGTEAYREWLPAARAGSLAGSLDSDDVEDYYVTPYDLAYGRSVAFDHDFIGRAALERHAAAQRRTKVTLVWDEDDVAAAVRTLLEPGVPAKYIDFPKARYGLYQVDRVLIDGADVGISHDAGYITNEHAFVSLASIDVAYAAPGTPVEVVWGEDPNSQKPAVEPHRQVRIRATVQPAPYSAFARENYRKA
- a CDS encoding LysR family transcriptional regulator → MSPAVMDLNLLRVFVAVHETRSLTTAASRLFVTQPAVSQALARLRRDLDDPLFTRVGRAMEPTPLAVTLFPGFRDALAGIDRTIDGAIGFDPAVSTRRSRLAVSELGEIGYFPAIHRAVRRAAPHLRLETVALDVAALPDWLSEGTVDLAITSSPVAGDFEHTVLKRQGYAVLMSDDHPLARGGDLTLEDYIAAQHVVVGGDSGRPSLEAALRRAGALYRPEVVLTHFASLPSLLAAAPDLIATAPDTIAEGWARSWPLTVQPLPLAMPSVDVCLYRRATTQQLTALDWLFTTTADAVRGTHGEFFAIHGDAEGPA
- a CDS encoding aminomethyltransferase family protein; this encodes MMTNESLAEAITRAGGAVELLRNQNWPAFTFPVAPEFTNWRDEQRAWNTSVALMDQSHHMTQLFLWGDDLIPMLEGISPNTFGTFRPGVAKQLISVNKDGYLIGDGILFNIAEGEEGLVLVGHHMLIDWVRFNAERAEAAGRDVHHRLDPNSHMRQGPPTFYRYELQGPEADRVMEKLFGGPAPDIKFFHIGDVTIAGRPVKALRHGMAGQPGFEFFGPWEDNETVRDAIMDAGEEFGIRRVGAKAYSSTPLESGWVPTPFPAIFDEDFAEYREWLPAARIGNLGGSLQSDDIHDYYMTPFDLGLGRSVRFDHDFHGRAALERIAADPERRKVTLLWNADDVAAIVRSQVEPGIPAKFLEFPKARYGLYQMDEVRHEGTPVGISTDAGYIAFDQLYMSLATLDVDIADGTEVVVVWGEDPISRKHSVDAAHRQVEIRATVAPAPYHDYARTVYRANG